Proteins encoded within one genomic window of Flavobacterium sp. NG2:
- a CDS encoding thioredoxin domain-containing protein: protein MSCKKNTSQENHKYTNDLIHETSPYLLQHAHNPVNWKAWNPETLALAKKENKLIIISVGYSACHWCHVMEEESFENDSVAKIMNDNFISIKVDREERPDIDQIYMNAVQLISGSGGWPLNCIALPDGRPIFGGTYFPKEDWKKILLQVNDFYKKDPAKAAEYATKLLGGIKESEQIKFNTAQAEFKSDEVTQALTEWNKHIDPNKGGLMGAPKFPMPKALHFLLRYAHQNKDAQWRNYVETTLQALANGGIYDQVGGGFSRYSVDEDWHIPHFEKMLYDNAQLVSLYADAYLATKNPTYKQIIEETLTFVDRELTNDNGAFYSSLDADSKNKNNKLEEGAFYSWEITELKAVLKTDFDLFKDYYNINKTGFWEHNQYVLIKTQSDVAFAKSHSVSPVALASKVKKWKQTLLKVRSKRNRPHLDDKTLTSWNAMMLKGYVQAYKALKKPHYLEVAIKNAQFILKNQTQKDGSLYHNYKEGKSTIDGFSEDYAAVIDAYISLYQVTLDEKWLRQANALTKYSLANFFDTKTHMFFFTSKNAKNLITKKMEIQDNVIPGSNSTMAKNLFQLGHYFSEANYSKIAKQMLNNVKKDAIAFPVEYYNWLDLMLNYTDTYYEVAVSGPEAVQKIKALQSYYLPNVLFAGATTESKIPLLESRFMPNQTDIYICVEGACKLPESDVAKAVSKMR from the coding sequence TTAGCCAAAAAAGAGAATAAACTCATCATCATTTCCGTGGGGTATTCGGCTTGTCACTGGTGCCATGTTATGGAAGAAGAAAGTTTTGAAAACGATTCGGTTGCTAAAATCATGAACGATAATTTTATCTCTATCAAAGTCGATCGCGAAGAACGTCCTGATATTGACCAAATCTATATGAATGCCGTTCAACTCATCAGTGGTAGCGGCGGATGGCCACTCAATTGCATTGCTCTTCCTGATGGTCGCCCAATTTTTGGTGGTACCTATTTCCCAAAAGAAGATTGGAAAAAAATCCTACTACAAGTAAATGATTTCTACAAAAAAGACCCTGCAAAAGCAGCAGAATACGCAACAAAATTGTTAGGCGGAATCAAAGAATCAGAACAAATAAAATTCAATACAGCTCAGGCTGAATTTAAGTCCGATGAAGTCACCCAAGCCCTAACCGAATGGAACAAACACATTGACCCTAATAAAGGAGGATTGATGGGAGCGCCTAAATTCCCAATGCCTAAAGCCTTGCATTTCCTATTGCGTTATGCTCATCAAAATAAGGATGCGCAATGGCGAAATTATGTAGAAACTACCCTTCAAGCCTTGGCAAATGGTGGAATTTACGACCAAGTAGGTGGTGGCTTTTCACGATACTCCGTAGATGAAGATTGGCATATTCCTCATTTTGAAAAAATGCTGTACGACAACGCCCAACTCGTGAGTTTGTATGCTGATGCGTATTTAGCAACTAAAAATCCAACTTACAAGCAAATTATTGAGGAAACCCTAACTTTTGTAGACCGAGAATTGACTAATGATAATGGTGCTTTTTACTCCTCCCTTGATGCTGACAGTAAAAATAAAAACAACAAACTCGAAGAAGGCGCTTTCTACAGTTGGGAAATAACCGAATTAAAAGCAGTCCTAAAAACTGATTTTGATTTATTCAAAGACTATTACAATATTAATAAAACAGGATTCTGGGAACACAACCAATATGTACTTATCAAAACTCAATCTGATGTTGCTTTCGCAAAAAGCCATTCGGTATCGCCAGTTGCATTAGCCAGTAAAGTAAAAAAATGGAAACAAACCTTATTAAAAGTGCGTAGCAAAAGAAACCGTCCGCACCTAGATGATAAAACACTAACCTCATGGAATGCCATGATGCTCAAAGGATATGTGCAAGCGTACAAAGCTTTAAAAAAACCTCATTATTTAGAAGTAGCCATCAAAAACGCCCAATTTATTCTAAAAAATCAAACCCAAAAAGACGGTAGTTTGTACCACAATTACAAAGAAGGTAAAAGTACCATCGACGGTTTTTCTGAAGATTATGCTGCTGTGATTGACGCCTATATCAGTTTGTACCAAGTAACACTGGACGAAAAATGGCTCCGTCAAGCCAATGCATTGACAAAATATAGTTTAGCTAATTTTTTTGATACAAAAACGCATATGTTTTTCTTCACTTCTAAAAATGCCAAAAACCTAATTACTAAAAAAATGGAAATTCAAGATAATGTTATTCCGGGGTCTAACTCAACAATGGCAAAGAATTTATTCCAATTAGGACATTACTTTTCGGAGGCGAATTACAGCAAAATAGCAAAACAAATGTTGAACAACGTCAAGAAAGACGCCATTGCATTTCCTGTGGAGTACTACAACTGGCTCGACTTGATGCTCAATTACACGGATACCTATTATGAAGTTGCGGTTTCTGGTCCTGAAGCGGTTCAAAAAATAAAAGCCCTACAAAGCTATTATTTGCCCAACGTCCTTTTTGCTGGAGCAACCACCGAGAGCAAAATACCGCTTTTAGAAAGCAGATTTATGCCCAACCAAACCGACATTTACATTTGTGTAGAAGGTGCTTGTAAACTACCCGAAAGCGATGTTGCAAAAGCAGTATCCAAAATGAGATAA